DNA from Drosophila suzukii chromosome 2R, CBGP_Dsuzu_IsoJpt1.0, whole genome shotgun sequence:
GAGGCAATGGGGCTTGACATGTCGAAGCGGTTGTTATAATCTGCGATCAAAAGGGTGCATTCTAAGCGGCATCACAGCGGAAGGCCAGTGGATAAGTTTAGTACGTTAGTGGATTAGACCAGCAGCTACTACAGACTACAAGATGTTTAGTGTTATATTTTAAGAGTACGTGTACCTGACAAGAAAGAGAATTAAATGTTTGTGTACTTTTTGTTTAGaattacattttaaagttAATAAAAGTTCTGGAGAAATATTATATCACCAATGTGTTAGTATAGAAgcttgttttaaatttaaatactgGGGTCCATTACCAATTTATCAAGCTTACTTTTCATTAGATCTTTTAATAGATCAATTTTGAATGGattaatttgaaaaaaatgttGAGAGATTGTTGGTTCACCTAAAGGTGACGAcacaaaacaaataataaaataatattatagaAGAAGCTAACTAAAACATGGATAAATTATAAGATATTAATTGAGAATGCATCAACAAACATTTAGACGTTTCTTTTTTAGCTTATGGCAACATAAATTATTTGGTGCATTTGCTTGTTaggacgttaaataatttgtttgcATAAAGATAAGAAATCATTTGAACTAACATTGCAAATAAGGTGTGTGGGAATTTACATTCTACTCGTTTATATATTGGTAATTGGTTTTGGTGGATTTGGCATGGTTGGCAGtctaaacattgttcttgGAAAACAATCGCGACAAACTGCGCTTTCCCAAATACTGTGGAATAGATTAAATCAAATCAGATAAAAGAACATCAAAAGGTGGGCACAGGTGGTAAAAGTAACTTAAGAGTAGGAATAAAGTGGGTTAGCGGGTCAGCGCAGAAAGGCGGTAACGAAATGCAAGCCCTGTTCCCAATTCCCCTCCAAGCCAGGCAATTGAGGGGGATGATGGTGGTGGAGGTGGTGGTTTAGGGCGGATGTGGCACCATGAGGGTTAAGTTAACAGCTTTGGGCCAACAACGCTCATGGCCAGCGGGCAGCCACAGCTTCCTCGGCTCACCTTGTCCTTCAGGTTCTTCATGATGGCGTAGTTGCGGCCGCGCTTCTTCTTTTCCGCATAGCGCACCGTCTCCAGCTCGAACTCGTCGGAGAATCCAAGCCCGCTGTTGAGCATCGTCAGGCGATCGTCGATGAACTGTGCAAAGATCTGCAGATCCATCATTTTGGCAAGAAACGGGCGCAGGTGCGCCGGTCGAGATTCGATGAATTTTTGGGAGTTAAAGGTCTTGCTGGTCTCGTGGTACTCGACCGCGTCCCGATAGCCACCGATCAGCTGCACCAAAGCGTTCAGAAAGATCTTCGAGATCCGGTCGCCGATGTGGTCGTGCGTGTGATTCAGATGCTTCTTCAGCTGCGAGACAATCTCCGTGGGCAGATTGTGCACATCGTCGAAGGGGCTTTCGAAAATTTTCGTATCACAGTTCAGAATCACAACTTCGCCCAACTCATCGCTGGTTACCTGTGGAAGAAAGATAAACATGAGTGTATAGATCCTTAATAGATGGTTTGTATACTGCAGCTTACAGTTTCGAGCACTGGTTCTGGCACACCAATCAGATATGGCATGGGCGCGCCCAGGTAGTCTTTGAACTCCCACGGCAGCACCGGTATAAAGATATGCTGCCAGACCATGGGATATAGGAATGCGTTCGCCGCCTGGATGCAAGATGACAGCCTGTCCAGGTGTCTCGAGGTGAAGATTATTCGACGCTCGGCCAGCATGGCAGCAAACACGGCAATCATCTCCTTGGGCTCCACGAAGTTATAGTATAAATTCAAGTTGTGCTAAAACGATAtatgtaaaatgtaaaattgcATTTTCAATTTATAACTACTTGGAACTCACATTCTCTGGCATGCTGGGCAACTGAAACTGCAGTGGTCGCTCGAAGGTAAAGAACTGTTTGAAACAAAGACAGAAAAAGGGTTAAGGGTTTGTTTACAAGTAATGAACGACTCTTTACTTACACCTTGCCCTGCGTTATAGAAGACCTTTAGGCTGCCACCGCAATCCGGGACTCCCTGGTTGTAGGCCTCGGACAGAAAGGCGCGGAATCCATTGGGATCCGTCCGCTTCAGCTCGCCAAGAATGGGCAGTAGCTTGAGGAAGGTGTCGTGCCACGGCAGATAGGATATCAGCACCATGGCCGTGTTCGTCCTGGGATCTTGACGACAGAAGCCAAAGCGCCATTTCGAGTCGCCGGTGGTATGCACAAAGGAAAACGTCTGCACCGAGGTGCTGTGTTGGGATggataaaaataaagttaaataatGTATTTAAAAGTAGTATAATATAAGAAGTTAAGACTCCGTACTGTCCATGGTTCGTTTAAAGTCGAATTCAATCTGGCTTCACATTGTTTGGCCTTGCTCATCATGCGTTGCCCAATGTTATGCATGATGAGTTGTTAATGTTCGATTGAGCACCggataaaaacatatatagtcGTATATAAACGTATACTTAACGTACACTTGcgaaaaaatgtaaatacaaTATGAACGATAAAGGTATTAAGAAATAAAGATTTTGTTTAGGCTTGTAGCACAAATGTAATGAATCACGAAACCTAATTATCTAaaatttatatacaaataatttcgaatttataaataaaaaccaaacaaaaacattcatttaatttgcttTCTTAAGATAATAGAATATGATAGAGTTAAAAGTTCAAGGCTATTATTCTTCCTACAATTGTCGATGAGTCCGATTTACTCCGAACCTCCCCAAGTGCCATGCTCAATGAGTAATGCCACGAGTTCCTCTTCATTTTCTACTCATAGCCCACATAAATGTGATTTTTCGCACGACCTAAAGCTTTTAAGTAGGAAAGTGACGAAACAAGTAGCCGACAAACTCGCCAAATGAATTCAGGGTTAATTATAAAAGCATACAAATCAttccgatttttatttttctttccGCTCTACTTTCTGCGAATTTTTCCAGTGCCTCATTGAGAAATACCCTAACAAATTCGATCGTGTACCAGCTaatagtaaacaacttgttttGATATCCTGATtacaaaatattgttttaGTTGGCCACTCATTAACACACGATACTCTCCACCTTTGGTGATTcaacatttgttttttgtacaTTTACGGTgggacttaaaaaaaagagggaaatatttttggtatttcaGTTTAAGCCACCATGTCTAGTTTTTGCTTTCTTCCCAtttgtttgatttattttcttttgcCTATTATGCGTCGCGTTGTCCGCATTAATTATAATTGTGTTGAAATCgcatttaacaaattaaataaatcgcAATTTTGCAACAATGACGGCGCAGTCTCATTAAACGGGCACGTTTCCCATTGTCCGCCGATTTGCATATTGTTCGGCTTCAGCTGGGACTGGGTCTCTTTTTCTCTTCGCGCCGCGTTACATAAAGTCGTTAGATCTAAGTGTTTCGGATCGTGTCATTACTCAATTTAATATGCAAAGTCAGGCGGCGGACTACGCCGAATACGCAGCTGATACGGGTGCTCCCCGAGCTCGAGGAAACGGTGCCGAAATGGGGAAGGGAATTGGAGGGCAGCCTATCTTGGACGGTTGGGCCGTTGACTTGGACTTGATTTTCTTTATCAACGCTCTGTGTCCAAATCCACAGCTGCGGTTAAGATGTGtaattttaattctttttcGAAATTTCAtggtttaaaaaatttgtacaaaacctagtaattttaaaaatatgttaaagCGCTTTTGCATATTGGACACACTTAGACCCATTTTTTTCAAGTTTCTAGGTCCACTGATTATTACTATACGTATGATCTACGACCTAATAATACAATAGGGCATAAACTCAAATAAATGTTTGAAGCAAAAACCAAATACCCAACGGATGTgaataataaaacatttttctggTAACAGAAAAACCAATTTCTGAGCTAAATTATTGGGCAACAATATTAAGTATTGACTCAGGTTTTGCTATGCTATAATGGGTTGAATGGCTGGCCGCAAAAACCCACTTCCGTTTTTTGTCCGATTGCGGAGCAGTTTTTGCAGCTAtcttaaaaatgaaatattggACAAGCTCAACCTTATCAAATATTACAGAGCTAGGTAATGTTAACAAGCCAAGactattataaaaaaaacatttttttgtaagCGAATGAATCTCACGAGAGAAATACCCACACACAACAAATACTATTATGACGTACAATATTTCCATAGctaaatatagtttttacCACAAACTTAGGTGAGtaattaaaactttttataatGTGCACATTGTACACTGTACAAACATCGTTTACAACTTGTGTGATTCAATTGAGATGTAGaagaatatattatatttaaagctCTATAAATTCAACCGCAGCTGTATATGAGCAAATCAAATCGCTGCTCAAATATAAACAATGGTATTCGGCGGAGATACAGAGTAAAAGGCAGATAAGCCATGAGGTCAAACTAATTTCTGCCTGGAAAAAGTAATCTGCGAGACAAACTTTGGAATTCCAGAAGCGAAAACCTAATTAATCGGCAATGTTGTCTTTTCGATGGTTTATCAAGTGATGAGTTAGCGCTGCTACACGGACAGCTGGAGCAGATAAGCGGATGGATG
Protein-coding regions in this window:
- the LOC108009509 gene encoding DENN domain-containing protein 1A isoform X7 translates to MGSRIKNDVKKLFEFWCELTPTPGLERGTSPRSGGPAAPAGVIVESFPEGFRDQEVLTGIPSFAFPCDTASTSVQTFSFVHTTGDSKWRFGFCRQDPRTNTAMVLISYLPWHDTFLKLLPILGELKRTDPNGFRAFLSEAYNQGVPDCGGSLKVFYNAGQGFFTFERPLQFQLPSMPENHNLNLYYNFVEPKEMIAVFAAMLAERRIIFTSRHLDRLSSCIQAANAFLYPMVWQHIFIPVLPWEFKDYLGAPMPYLIGVPEPVLETVTSDELGEVVILNCDTKIFESPFDDVHNLPTEIVSQLKKHLNHTHDHIGDRISKIFLNALVQLIGGYRDAVEYHETSKTFNSQKFIESRPAHLRPFLAKMMDLQIFAQFIDDRLTMLNSGLGFSDEFELETVRYAEKKKRGRNYAIMKNLKDKYLGKRSLSRLFSKNNV